A part of Halobaculum sp. MBLA0143 genomic DNA contains:
- a CDS encoding VOC family protein: protein MTDDTTDDADAPAVTAARPDSPITTTGTDHVTIWGSNEEDTLAFYRDLLGMPLVLRQPNLDDPSQTHLFFDTGDDRILTVFVGDRPSAAGQRPGTGAVHHLCFSVAPGAFRTTMEALEDDGRGYNVFDRGVFLSLYTRDNNGLVIELTTDKYDIPDGERGTVLATAQRLREADGAEFAEDEHLRRALEEHGYDATPNDLPDAPSGAGLE, encoded by the coding sequence GTGACAGACGACACGACAGACGACGCGGACGCGCCGGCGGTCACGGCAGCGCGGCCGGACAGCCCGATCACGACGACCGGAACGGACCACGTCACCATCTGGGGCTCCAACGAGGAGGACACCCTCGCCTTCTACCGCGACCTGCTGGGGATGCCGTTGGTGTTGCGCCAGCCGAACTTGGACGACCCCTCACAGACACACCTGTTCTTCGACACCGGGGACGACCGCATCCTGACAGTGTTCGTCGGCGACCGGCCGTCGGCGGCCGGCCAGCGTCCGGGGACGGGTGCGGTCCACCACCTCTGTTTCTCCGTCGCTCCCGGGGCGTTTCGGACGACGATGGAGGCGTTGGAAGACGACGGTCGCGGCTACAACGTGTTCGACCGCGGCGTGTTCCTCTCGCTGTACACCCGGGACAACAACGGGCTCGTGATCGAGCTGACGACGGACAAGTACGACATTCCGGACGGGGAACGGGGTACGGTGTTGGCGACCGCACAGCGACTCCGGGAGGCCGACGGGGCGGAGTTCGCCGAGGACGAACACCTCAGACGGGCGCTGGAGGAACACGGCTACGACGCCACCCCGAACGATCTGCCGGACGCACCGAGCGGGGCCGGCCTGGAGTGA